The window TGGCGAAGAAGGATCATCGTCGTGACCGGTCCGACACCGCCCGGAACAGGGGTGAGGACGCCGGCGACGCCGGCGATCGCGTCCGCGTCGACGTCGCCGACCAGGCCGGTGTCGGTGACGTTCGTGCCGACGTCGATGACCGCGGCGCCCGGGCGGACGAAACCCGCGCCGACCAGCTTCGGCCGGCCGACGGCGGCGACCACGATGTCCGCCTCGTGCGCGACCGTCGCCAGCTCCGTCGTCCGCGAGTGGCAGACGGTCACCGTGGCGTTCTCGGCGAGCAGCAACAGCGCGGCGGGCTTCCCGACGACCGCGCTGCGCCCGATCACGCAGGCCCGCGCGCCGGCCATCACCACCTCGCCTCGGCGCAGCACCTCGACCACCGCCGCGGCCGTCGCCGGGGCAAACGCCGCCAGCCCGAGCGCGAGGCGGCCGAGGCTGACCGGGTTCATCCCGTCGACGTCCTTGCCCGGTGGGATGCGGTCGCCCACCTCGCCCGCGGTCAGCCCGGCCGGCAGCGGCGTCTGCGCGACGATGCCGTGCACGGACGGGTCGGCGGCGAGCCGGTCCAGCGTCGCGACCAGCTCCGCCGGATCGTCGGTCAGCTGGTGGCGCTGGAAGGCGACGCCCACTCGGCCGGCGGTGCGCTCGAGAACGCGGACGTAGGACAGGGCCGCCGGGTCGTCGCCCGGCACCACCACCGCCAGCGTCGGTGTCACTCCTGTCCCGGCCAGGTGCGCCACCTCGTCGACGACGCCCCGGCCGATCTCGGCCGCCATCGCCCGTCCGTCCAGAAGCCTCATGCCGGCACGGTAACAACATGCCCACGCTCCCGGCCGAGATCTGATCCAGACCGGCGCGATCCGAGGGCATGGCCAGCCAGAGTCGGTCATGGTCGGCGAAACGGGCCGGCAGCACCGTCGTCGCCCCGAGCACCCGCTGAGCGCCGCCGCGCCGTCGCTGGGCCGGAGACTCACAAGATAGTCAACGGTGTTGACGCTCCGGCCGCGACGTAGTTGATCTGGTCAGACGTAGTTGATCTATCCAGGGGGAGGGGATTCGGCCTCCGGAGTGCGAAGCCTAGGCGCCGTCGAGCTGGCCGGTCAGGTCCGGGCGTGGCACCCGTTCGGCGAGCTGGGACGGTGCCTGGAGGCAGTAGGAGTCGGTGAGGAGCTCGCTCAGCTCTTCCCAGTCAGTGTGGTCATCCAGGAGCAGGCCGACCACGTTCTCGCCCCACGACGCCTTGAAGTACGGCGCGCCGAGGCGCTCGAACGCCATCACCTCGCCGAGCTCGGCCCGGAAGACGATCCTGAGGAGCTGGTCCTCCCCGCCGAACACGTGTGCCACCGTGGCCTGCCCGACGCGCCAGCGCACGCCGGTCCAGGCGTCCTCCTCGACGCAGTCGGGGAACCCGGTCAGCAGGGCGCCAAGGCGGCTGACCATCTCGCGCGGTACGGGTGGGCGCTCCGGCATGTCCGCAATGTGCCACAGGCCACCGACAGTTCGCCCGGCATGCGGCGGCGCCCGCGCGGTGACCGTCCACCGCGGGCTGGCGCCCCGGGCCGTCAGCCCGTCGTCGAGGTCGAGGCGGACAGGGGCTGGCCGACCTTGCAGCCGTCCCGGTAGACCGCGAGCGCCTTCAGCCCCAGCCGCCAGCCTTCCAGGTAGATCCGCTCGACGTCGTCCACCGTCGCCGACGCGGGCAGGTTCACCGTCTTCGAGATCGCCCCGGACAGGAACGGCTGGACGGCCGCCATCATCCGCACATGTCCCAACGGTGCGATCGACCGCGCGCCGACCGCGCAGTCGAACACGGTCAGGTGCTCGGGCGCGAGGCCGGGGGCGCCGGCGACATGGCCGTGCTCGGCGACGTGCGCGACGATCGCGGCGACGGCCGTCTCGCCGTGCCCGAGCGCCCGCAGCGCCCGGGCCACGGTCCGGTTCACGAGGCGCATGACGGAACCGGTCGCGCTGTTCTTGGTCTTGACCAGGGCGAGATCGGGTTCGATGCCCATCGTGTCGCAGTCCATGACCAGGCCGATCGTCCCGGTGGGCGCGATCAGGCTGACATGGGCGTTGCGCCAGCCGTGGCGCGCGCCGAGCGCCCGGGCCCGCTCCCACTCGGCGGCCGCCACGTCCAGGATCGCGGCGTCGGCCGGACCCGCGGGACAGGCCTGGGCGCTGGCCTCGGCGTGGCGGCCGACGACGTGGCGGTGTGCGGCCGCGTTGCGGGCGAAGCCCTCGTACGCGCCGAGCGCGGCGGCGAGCTGCGCGGAGCGCCGGTAGGCGACCGCCGTCATCAGCGAGGTGACGGCCGCCGCCGTTGCCCGGCCCTCCGTCGAGTCGTAGGCGTACCCCATCGCCATCAGCAGCGCGCCGAGGTTGGCGTACCCGACGCCCACCTGCCGATGGTCACGGGTCACCTGGGTGATCCGCGGTGTCGGGAGCTCGCCGAATCCGACGGCGATGTCCAGCGCCAGCAGGACGAGCTCGACGGCGGCGACGAACCCGTCGACGTCGAAGCCGCCGTCGGCTCGCAGGAAGCGCATCAGGTTCAGCGACGCGAGCGTGGCGGCCGAGTCGTCCAGGTGCATGTACTCGCTGCACGAGTTGCTCGCCGAGATCGGCCCGGACTGCGGGCAGGTGTGCCAGCCGTCGATCGTGTCGGCGTAGTGCAGCCCTGGGTCGGCGCACTCCCAGGCCGCCCGCGCGATCGCCCGGAACAGCTCACGGGCGCGCACCGTCTCGACGGTCCGGCCGTCCCGGCGCGCCCGCAACGCGAACGGGGCGTCGTCGAGGACGGCCCGCATGAACGCGTCGCTGACCCGCACGGAGTTGTTGGCGTTCTGGAACTGGACCGAGCCCAGGTCGCGCCCGCCCACGCCCAGGTCGAACCCGGCGTCCCGAAGTACCCGGATCTTGGTCTCCTCGCGGGCCTTGCACTCGACGAAGTCGACGATGTCGGGATGGTCGACGTCCAGGACGACCATCTTCGCCGCGGGCCGGGTGGCGTTGCCGGTCCGGATGGCGCCGGCGGTGGCGTCCGCGCCGCGCACGAAGCTCACCGGGCCCGCCGCGGGGCGGCCCGAGGACAGCAGCTCCCGTGACGACCGCAGCCGGGACACGTTCACTCCGACCCCGGCGCCGCCGCGGAACAGCAGCGTCTCCGCCCGGTACCAGTCCATGATCGATTCGAGGGAGTCGTCGACCGAGAGGATGAAGCAGGACGCCACCTGCTGGGGAGCCGGCGTGCCGACGTTGAACCAGACCGGGCTGTTGAAGCTGAAGACCTGGTGCACGAGCAGCCAGGTCAGCTCGTGCTCGAACGCCAGCGCGTCCTCGTCGGAGGCGAAGTAGCCGGCGGACCGTCCCGCTGCGGTGTGAGCGCCGACCACCCGGTCGACGAGCTGGCGCAGCGACCGCTCGCGGCCGGGGGTGCCGGGGACGCCCCGGAAGTACCGGCTGGTCGCGATGTCGGAGGCGTGTGTGGACCAGAAGTCCGGGAACTCCACGCCGCGCTCGACGAAATAGGCCGTGCCGTCCCGGCCGGTCAGAACCACGTCCCGCTGCTCCCAGGTCACCTCGTCGTAGGGATGCGCGTCCGGGGTCGTGTGGCGGCGGGATACCTGTATTCCGCGGCCCGTTCTGGGCTCGGTTTCCTGAGGGTTTCGCGGGGTCCGCCTGGCCTGCCGGGGAAGGCCGTCAAGGCCGTCAAGGCCGTCGACGCCGGGGAACTCGTCCGTGGCGGGTTCGACCATGCTGACTCCTCGAGAGCGTCCGGAGCGTCCGTTCGGGGCCGGGCGGCGACGGGAAGCCAGCCTCTGTCGGCGCCGGTGGGGCGGCCATCGGGAGGAGCCGCTCCCAGGCTCGCCGTACCTCCATCAGAGTAGGCGGGCGCGGCCGGGCGTCCGGGAGAATTCTCGAGTTCTCGGGCAGGCGTTTCCTCACGTTTCCTCGTGCGCCCCGCGGGTGACTGTCCGGGGGACCGGATTCGCCGCGTCCGGATGGTCGCCGCCCAGCCGCCGCGGGGAGGCCAACCCGGCCGTCAGTGGGTTTCTTCACCGGTCGGCCGTCCGGAATTCGGTTACGCCGGTATTGACGGTCGGTAACTGCTGGGTGTTTCCCTCCCCCCGTACGTCGGCGACATCGGCCGGTGTCAGGCCGGCCGCATACGGCGGATCGAAACATCGAAACGACGCGACATCGAAACGAGGTGCGGTCGTCACCGGTGGCCGCGCCGGGATTCCGGACCCGGGCAAGCGTGGCGGCGTCCCCCGACAAGATAATCAACACTGTTGACGAGCAGGCATCGGCGCACTTGATCTTGGTGATCAAGAAATCCGCATCGACCGGGGGAGCGGCTTGATCATCTTCTGGTTCTGGATCATCTTCTGGTGGTCGGGCTGCGTGACCGGTCTGTTTCGAGGACGGCCTGCGGGGCGGGCTGCTCGCGGGCGGTCTGTCTGGCGGGGTGGCGAGGGTCCGGCTCTACTCCCCTGTACTTGACATAATGTTCCTTATCGGCGCTTGGGGGAGAGTGGCGAAACCGCTGGTGGCGTGGGGTTTTTTCCGCGGTTGGGAACGGGCGTCGGTCTGGCGGTCTGGCGGCGCGCCGACGGCTCGGGCTCTCACCCGTGGTCGCCGCTGGCGCGGGACTGTGGGGGCACCGGAATGCGGCTCGGGGTGGGTTCGGGGATGAGAAGTGGTGCTGGCTGGCTGTTGTCGGGGTGCGACTGGTGGCACCGTGTTCGGGCGTCGGCGTGGTGTTCGGTGACGTGCGCGGTGGCCGGATCTGGTCGTTGGAGCTCGTGAGCGGATGGGAGTTGGTACTGGTGGCGGGCGTCGCGGGCGTCGAGGTGTTGCGGTACGCGGCATTCACGTCGTCGCCGGAGGGTGGGAATCCGGCGGGGGTGGTGTTGGACGCGGTCGGGTTGTCCGACGCGGAGATGCTGCGGATCGCGGCGGAGGTCGGCTATTCGGAGACGGCGTTCCTGGTCGGGCGGGGCGGCGGCCGGTTCGACGTGCGGTATTTCAGCCCGCAGGCGGAGGTGCCGTTCTGCGGGCACGCGACGATCGCGTCGGCGGTGGCCTACGCGGATCGGCACGGAACGGGTGGGTTGGTCTTCGACACGGCGGCGGGGCTGGTGCAGGTCGGTACGGCCGTGACGGACGCGGGGGTGGTCGCGACGTTGACGAGCGTGCCGCCGCGGGTGGCGCCGGTGTCGGCCGGGTCGTTGGCGGAGCTGCTGGCGGCGTTGGGCTGGGCGCCGGAGGATCTCGATCCGGCACTGCCACCGCGGGTCGGTTATGCGGGGGCGTTCCATCCGATCGTTGCGGCGGGTTCGCGGGGGCGGCTGGCGGCGTTGGACTACGACTTCGACCGGTTGGCGGAGCTGATGGCGGTGGAGGGCTGGACGACGGTGCAGCTTGTGTGGCGGGCGGACGAGGTGACGTTTCATGCCCGTGACCCGTTCCCGCCGGGTGGGGTTGTCGAGGACCCGGCGACGGGTGCCGCGGCGGCGGCGTTGGGTGGCTATCTGCGTGCGTTGGGGTTGGTGTCCCCGCCGGCGAGGGTGACGGTCCATCAGGGCCAGGACCTGGGCCGTCCGGGTGTCCTGGCCGTGGACATTCCGGTGGACGGGGGTGTGTCGGTCTCAGGCCCTGCTGTGGCGTTGGGTGGGTAGTGCGGCCACCTGACTACGGCGGCACTGGCTCCCCCGTTGGCGTGGCCCTGGCGCCGGTGGGTCTTGGTCTCCCGTCGGGTGCGGCGACGGTCGGGGGGTGGGGTTCCCGGCCTGGATGCCGCACGGTCGCCCACTTCCGGCGGGGCGCGGGGTCGGCGGGGGCTCAGTCGATGCCGGCGATGATGGCGCGCAGGGCGGTGACGTGTTCGCCGAGGGCGGCCCGGCCCGTGTGTGTGGTGGAGATCCAGGTTGTGCGCCGGCCGAGGTGGATGCCCTTTCGGCTGCGGGCGTAGTCGGCGTGGACGAGTGCGGTGACGTGCTTGGACAGGACGGAGTCGCTGACGTCGAGTTCGTCGCGGAGGGTGGAGAACTCCATTTCGGATACGGCGGCGAGCAGGCTCATGAGTTTGAGGCGTGCGGGTGCCTGTAGGTGGGGGTCGAGGCCGAGCATCAGCTTCCCAGGATGAGGAGAAGCAGCCCGGTGACCGCGAGGATGATCGCGGCGACGGCCCAGCGCAGCGACTCGGCCCGGGTGTTGGTTTGCGGGTCTGTCCTGTAGAGGCGTAGCCAGTGTGTCCCGCTGGCGGCGTAGCCGGCGCCTCCGGCGGCGGCGCACACGGCGCTGAGCCACCAGTGGCCGGCGTAGCCGGCCCAGAGCGAGCCTGCCAGGGCGGCTGCGTAGATCAGTGACGTGGTGGTGGCGCTGCCGAGGACGACGCGGCTGACGAGGCCGTGTATCCAGACGCCGTTGGTGCGGCGGAACCGGGCGACCTGGGTTGTGGCGACGAGGGCGAAGAGCAGGAGCCCGGCTGCGAGGGCGGCTCGGGCCTGTGTGGAGTCGATGACGAGGCCGGTCGCGGTGGTGAGGATCTGGCCGGCGATGGCCACTGCGATGGATCCGAAGAACCAGCTGGGGAGTCGGAGGTTGGCGGTGAGCCTGGCCTGGGACCGCAGTGCCTCGTCCAGTGCCGCCGAGGCCTCGCCGGGGTCGGGCGCAGAAGTGCTTTCCAAGATTGCAAGTAGCTGGCGTGGGTCGGGACCTGGAGGTGGGACACAGGTCCGGGTTCTGGAGTTTCGGCTTCGGTCAGCCTGGGCCAGCGGGCGGTCTGTGGCGGTCTGCGGACTGTCAGGGGCGGGATGCGGCGCGCAGTTCGGCGATGCGGTCGAGGAGGCGCTGTTCCTCGTCGTCGGTGAGGGGGACAGCGGGGTGGCGGAGTAGGTCGCGTAGCTCGGCGGTGTCGATGTCGCGGTGTTCGGTGGGCTGGCCGGGGCGGCGGACGGTGATGGTGCTGTGGGTGATGGCGGTGTGCTGGCCGTCGCCGTGTCGGGTGAGCATGAGGCCGTGGCGGAAGTGGCTGGTGGGGTGGGTGCTGGTGTAGTGGTGGCCGATCTGTAGGTCGGTGGGGTGGACGGGGAGCTCGTCGTGGGTGTGCATGAGTTCCCAGTCGCCGTCGCGCCAGCGGTGCAGTGCCCAGCCGTGGCCGTCGCCGATGGGTACCTGGCGGAGCTGGTAGGCGAGGCCGGCGTGGTCGTCGTCGGTGGCGCCGTCGGTGAGTGGGAGTGGGCGCAGCAGGCTCAGTCCGAAGCCCGGGTCGGCGAGCAGTGGTGTGTCGTTGAGGTCGTGGATGACGAGGACGCAGTGGGTGCGGGGCGCGGTGGGGTCGCCGACGCGGCCGAGGCGGCGCTCGACGTGGTAGCCGAGGCGGTCCAGGGCGGCGGCGAGCAGGGTGGCGTGTTCGAAGCAGTAGCCGCCGCGGCCTCGGCGGACGAACTTGTCCTGGACGGCGTCGAGGTCGATGCCGGGGTGCTGGTCGAGGAGCACGTCGATGTTGTCGAACGTGAAGGTACGGACGTGGGCCTCGTGGAGTTCGTCGAGGGCGGCGCGTGCCGGTGGCCTGGCTGGGACGCCTATGCGGGTGAGGTAGGCGTCGAGGTCGAGGCGTTCGGTGTGCCAGGGGTCGTCGGTCACTGTGTCCCCTTCGGCGAGATGGTCGTACATCCGGGTGTGTGGCGGTTCGATAGTCCCCCGGCGGGTCTGCCGCTCCCCCGTCGATGTGCGGGATACCTCGGGCGGGGTTCCGGTGCGGAGCCGCTTGGGGATACGGAGCCGTTGGGTGGTCGCGGCGAGCTGGTGGTCTGCTGGTCCGGGGGTCAGTGGATGCCGGTGATGGCGATGGCGGAGCTGGGTGCGGGGATGCCGGGGCGCAGGTCGGGGGCGTCGAGGACGGTGAGGGGTGGCGCGCCGAAGCGGACCTGGCCGGCCCAGGCGGGTCCGGTGACGTCGTCGGCGGGGTCGTCGGGCCAGTCGTCGAGGATGCGCATCGACCACTGCCGGATCGGCATGGCGAGCAGCAGCGTGGCGGCGAGTTCTTTGGCGGTGGGGCGGCGTAGCTCGGCGACGCGGCCGGGGATGATCCGGTCGGTGAGCACGTCGAGGGCGGTTTCCTTGTCGGTGCCGGTGAGGGGTGTGAAGGCGCCGAACAGGACGGCGCCGCGGTAGAGGAGCGCCGACTCGAAGGCGGAGCGGGCGATGAGCACGCCGTTGATGGCGGCGATGGAGACCGACACGGGGCAGCCGGCGGCGATCGCGCGCAGCCAGCGGGAGCCCGTCGAGCCGTGGATGACGATCTGGTCGTCCCAGTAGACGACCGCGGTGGGTAGGACGACGGGGTGGCCGTCGTCGATGAACCCGACGTGGCCGACGACGGTGGAGGCGAGCAGCCGGTCGAGGTCGGCGCGGTCGTGGGACATCAGCTCGGGCAGGCGGGTCGCCTCGGTCCGTGGCATGGCGGCCACTGTAGGGACCGGTCCCCCGGCGGGATGGGCCGCCTTGTCCGGGAGACCGGTTCGCTGGGGTCGAGGGTGGTCAGCCGGTGGCGGGGTGACGGTCCTCGTCCTCGTCGTCGAGGGCGGCGAAGGGATCGAGGGGGTAGTACAGGATTGGCTGGGTGTCGTGGGGCAGGACCCAGCCGGGTTCCCAGGGGAACTGGCCGGTGGCGTCGCACCACACGATCTGCAGGGCGTCGACGGGTGGGCCGTCGGGGGGCTGGTAGCGGCGGTTGGCGAACGTGAGGAGGTCGGCGGAGGCTCCCGGGTCGACGTCGAGGAGGGCGAGGCGTGGCCAGCCGGGGAAGTCGGCGCACTGGCGGCGGCCGGTGAGGCGGGTGCCGGCGCGGACCTGTTCGCCGAGGGTGTTGAGCAGGTGCGCGGCGGGGTGGGTGCGCAGGCCCACGACGACGAGTTCGGGATGGTCGTAGCCGGTCAGGCCAATGGTGTAGACGTGGCGCGGCAGGCACGGGTCGTCGCCGACTCCTTGGAGGGCCCAGCCGTGTTCGGCGATGGTGGCGTCCAGGACGGCGGTGTAGCGCTGCTCGAACTGGTCGCAGAGGCGGTCCAGTTCGTGTTCGGTGTTGATGAGCCGGTTGGGGCCGACGGCCGGGGTGGCGTTGTGGGTTCTGGCGGCGTGGGTGTGGCCGGTGGTGGCGTGGGTGATGGTGAGGGTGCTGCGCGGCCGGGTCCGGGGGCCGCGGTGCTTGCTCATTGGCGTCTCCCGCTGTGCGGTGGAACGCCCCCTGCGTTGCCGGCCGGGCGGGGTTGCCGGGCTGGCGGGTCGCGGCTCCGGGGTCCTGGGAGCCGGGTGATGGGTCGGTGCGCCTGTGTGGTCCTCCGGTGGGTCACGCTACGGACTGGCGTGGAGGTGGGCCGGTGCCGGCGAGCCCCGCTGTGGATGCCGGCGGGCCGTCCACAGATCCGGGTGCTGGTGGCGAAGGGCGCGACGCCGGGCCGAGGCTGGTGTAGGGGCTGCTGTGGTTGGGCGGCTGGGCTCAGGTGGTGTTGGTCGTGGTGTCGAGGTCGAGCGCGAGGCTGTTCATGCAGTAGCGCTGGCCGGTGGGGGCTGGGCCGTCGTCGAAGACGTGGCCGAGGTGGGAGCCGCAGCGGCCGCAGCGGACCTCGGTGCGCAGCATGCCGTGGGTGCGGTCTTCGATGTACTCGACGGCGCCCTCGGTGATCGGCTGGTAGAAGCTGGGCCAGCCGCAGCCGGAGTCGTACTTGGTGTCGGAGGTGAACAGCGGGTTGCCGCAGCCGCCGCACAGGTAGGTGCCGGTGTCCTTGGAGTAGGTGTAGGCGCCGGTGAAGGGCCGCTCGGTGGCGGCCTGGCGCAGGATGGCGTAGCGGGACGGGTCGAGCAGGGCGCGCCACTCGGTGTCGTCGCGTACGACCTTCTCGTCGGCGGCGCGCGGGGTGCTGCTCTGGCTGTCGGTCATGGTGCTCCTGTCGGTGGACGACGTCGCGTCGGTCGTCGGGACGGGTTGCCGTGGCCCTGCCGTTTGTGGGTACCCGCGGGGTGTCGGCGCGGTGCGCCGTCGTCGCGGCTTCTCCATCTTCTGGCCTTGGCTGGCGGGCGGTAGCTGACGGTCGCGGATGTCCTGGCGGGACTGCTCCAGTGCGTGTCTGGCGTGGTCGTCGACCGTCACATGGTGCAGCGGTCCCGCCATTACTGGCATTCCCGTGGTGTGGCGTCGCCGACGCGGATCCGGGTCGGGGGCGGTTGGGTCCTCGTGAGGGCGCCGGGTCGGTGGTGAAGGTCAGTGGTAGCACGCAGGACGGCCGGTGTCGGTCTTCTTGTGATCAAGTGCGGATGTGGCCGTGTGGGCGGTTCGCGAGGGCGGGGCCGTTCGCGGCCCGGGGGGTTGAGGTTCGCCGGTGGTGTCGGGCCTGCCGTTGGACGAGGACGACCCGAGGTCGGTGGGTCCGTATGACCTGCTGGGCCGATTGGGTGACGGCGGCATGGGCAGCGTGTAGCTGGCACGCCGCCGGGCCGCCGACGGTTCCGGCGAGGCCGCCGGCGTGGGCGGTGCGCTGGACGGCGTGGGTCCGCTGGTGGCGTTGAAGGTGATCCGGCCGGATCTGGCGCGTATCCCCGAGTTCCGGGAGCGGTTCCTGCGGAGGCGCGGTCGGCGCAGCGGGTGGCCAGGTTCCGCACGGCCGAGGTGATCGACGTCAGCTCTGCGGGGTGTCGGCCGTATCTGGTGACGGAGTTCATCGACGGGCCGACGCTGTTCGCCGCCGTGCGCACGGACGGGCCGTTGCCGCCGGCGGAGCTCACAAGCGGCTCGCGGTCGCGTCGGCGCTGACGGCGATCCATGCGGCCGGGGTGATCCACCGTGATCTGAAGCCAGGGAACGTCGTCGCGACCGGGGAGGAGAACGGCACGGTGTGGCTGTGGGGGGTTCCCTAGTCCGACGTCCGACGTCCGACGAGCGCCGGTGCCGCGTGCCTGGTGCCGATCACAGTGACGTTCCCCTGGTGACTGGCACGAAGATCGCCACATGTGTACCTCGATCCGAGTTCCGAGCTCGCGCTCGTTCGGATTCCGGTACACGACCGACGATCAAGCCCATGGCCAAGCCAGGGCGCGGGGGCACTGCCGGGCCAGCCGTGAGCCCGGTGGGGCTAGTCGATGACCGCTGTGGCTGGCTCGTCCGGGGTGGCGGTGAGGGCGGGTGCGGCCCAGGCGACGGCGCCGGCGCCGAGCAGGGCGGCGAGGGCGCCGGCGGCCGGGGAGACCTGGCGGCGGGCGGCGGCGGTGGTCAGCACGACGGCGTCGACGGTGTCGGACAGGGCGCCGGCCCAGACCCAGCCGCTGGTGGGGTGGCGGCGGGCGAGGGCGTGCAGGAGGCCGCCGCCGAGGGCGAGGTCGCGGCCGCCGAGGAGGCGGGCGGCCCAGGCGGTGCTCTCGGCGGTCACCCGGTCGACGCCGGTGGCGCGCAGGGCGGTGACGGGGCGGGTGAGCGCGGCGGCGCCGATGGCGCAGCGGCCGAGGGCGAGTAGGCCGAGATGCGTCCTGCTGCCGGCTTGCGGTGCAATCGATGTGAGCGTGCGAACACGCAGTGTGGCCACGGTCTCGTTACCGACCCTTCCGTTGTGGGAACGTCTCGGCTGGCTCCGACGTTCGGAGAAGTGAGACACCGGTAATCAACGCTCGGAGGGGTTCTATGGGCGAGCGCGTTCTGCGGGGCAGCCGTCTCGGCGCGGTGTCCTACGAGACCGACCGCAGCACGG of the Pseudofrankia saprophytica genome contains:
- a CDS encoding bifunctional 5,10-methylenetetrahydrofolate dehydrogenase/5,10-methenyltetrahydrofolate cyclohydrolase — protein: MRLLDGRAMAAEIGRGVVDEVAHLAGTGVTPTLAVVVPGDDPAALSYVRVLERTAGRVGVAFQRHQLTDDPAELVATLDRLAADPSVHGIVAQTPLPAGLTAGEVGDRIPPGKDVDGMNPVSLGRLALGLAAFAPATAAAVVEVLRRGEVVMAGARACVIGRSAVVGKPAALLLLAENATVTVCHSRTTELATVAHEADIVVAAVGRPKLVGAGFVRPGAAVIDVGTNVTDTGLVGDVDADAIAGVAGVLTPVPGGVGPVTTMILLRHTVQAALHAAR
- a CDS encoding MmcQ/YjbR family DNA-binding protein, producing the protein MPERPPVPREMVSRLGALLTGFPDCVEEDAWTGVRWRVGQATVAHVFGGEDQLLRIVFRAELGEVMAFERLGAPYFKASWGENVVGLLLDDHTDWEELSELLTDSYCLQAPSQLAERVPRPDLTGQLDGA
- a CDS encoding PhzF family phenazine biosynthesis protein, which produces MSGWELVLVAGVAGVEVLRYAAFTSSPEGGNPAGVVLDAVGLSDAEMLRIAAEVGYSETAFLVGRGGGRFDVRYFSPQAEVPFCGHATIASAVAYADRHGTGGLVFDTAAGLVQVGTAVTDAGVVATLTSVPPRVAPVSAGSLAELLAALGWAPEDLDPALPPRVGYAGAFHPIVAAGSRGRLAALDYDFDRLAELMAVEGWTTVQLVWRADEVTFHARDPFPPGGVVEDPATGAAAAALGGYLRALGLVSPPARVTVHQGQDLGRPGVLAVDIPVDGGVSVSGPAVALGG
- a CDS encoding transcriptional regulator; the encoded protein is MLGLDPHLQAPARLKLMSLLAAVSEMEFSTLRDELDVSDSVLSKHVTALVHADYARSRKGIHLGRRTTWISTTHTGRAALGEHVTALRAIIAGID
- a CDS encoding arylamine N-acetyltransferase family protein, which codes for MTDDPWHTERLDLDAYLTRIGVPARPPARAALDELHEAHVRTFTFDNIDVLLDQHPGIDLDAVQDKFVRRGRGGYCFEHATLLAAALDRLGYHVERRLGRVGDPTAPRTHCVLVIHDLNDTPLLADPGFGLSLLRPLPLTDGATDDDHAGLAYQLRQVPIGDGHGWALHRWRDGDWELMHTHDELPVHPTDLQIGHHYTSTHPTSHFRHGLMLTRHGDGQHTAITHSTITVRRPGQPTEHRDIDTAELRDLLRHPAVPLTDDEEQRLLDRIAELRAASRP
- a CDS encoding pyridoxamine 5'-phosphate oxidase family protein, which encodes MPRTEATRLPELMSHDRADLDRLLASTVVGHVGFIDDGHPVVLPTAVVYWDDQIVIHGSTGSRWLRAIAAGCPVSVSIAAINGVLIARSAFESALLYRGAVLFGAFTPLTGTDKETALDVLTDRIIPGRVAELRRPTAKELAATLLLAMPIRQWSMRILDDWPDDPADDVTGPAWAGQVRFGAPPLTVLDAPDLRPGIPAPSSAIAITGIH
- a CDS encoding DUF4262 domain-containing protein: MSKHRGPRTRPRSTLTITHATTGHTHAARTHNATPAVGPNRLINTEHELDRLCDQFEQRYTAVLDATIAEHGWALQGVGDDPCLPRHVYTIGLTGYDHPELVVVGLRTHPAAHLLNTLGEQVRAGTRLTGRRQCADFPGWPRLALLDVDPGASADLLTFANRRYQPPDGPPVDALQIVWCDATGQFPWEPGWVLPHDTQPILYYPLDPFAALDDEDEDRHPATG
- the msrB gene encoding peptide-methionine (R)-S-oxide reductase MsrB, which codes for MTDSQSSTPRAADEKVVRDDTEWRALLDPSRYAILRQAATERPFTGAYTYSKDTGTYLCGGCGNPLFTSDTKYDSGCGWPSFYQPITEGAVEYIEDRTHGMLRTEVRCGRCGSHLGHVFDDGPAPTGQRYCMNSLALDLDTTTNTT